In Nicotiana tabacum cultivar K326 chromosome 21, ASM71507v2, whole genome shotgun sequence, one DNA window encodes the following:
- the LOC142175155 gene encoding uncharacterized protein LOC142175155, with protein MGSPSSVTDGFVEFTLDSAHPFYVHPSDSPGSQLVAIPFNGTSFVHWRSSMLTSLSAKNKLGLVTWKVPQPPPNFPYYPYWERCNDMVKAWITNSLTREIAVSVTCLNTARKVWSDINERFGQSNGSKYIHLQREISSTSQGSSDIATYFTKMGALWDELNSAYVGPTCSCRALPKFIEDHHPFQFLSGLNEFYSTIKSSIMLMSPLLSISKTYFLLQHEKVKRRIKLQPLDFLVIQHPSLPPHLIQHMPIQ; from the coding sequence atgGGAAGTCCTTCCTCCGTTACTGATGGGTTTGTTGAGTTTACTTTGGACTCAGCTCACCCTTTCTATGTTCACCCATCTGATAGTCCTGGTAGTCAGTTAGTTGCTATCCCTTTTAATGGGACTAGTTTTGTACATTGGCGTAGTAGTATGCTCACCTCACTTTCTGCTAAGAACAAGCTAGGGTTAGTTACTTGGAAAGTTCCTCAACCTCCACCTAATTTCCCTTATTACCCTTACTGGGAACGATGTAATGATATGGTAAAGGCTTGGATTACCAATTCATTGACTAGGGAGATAGCAGTTAGTGTCACGTGTCTCAACACTGCTAGAAAAGTATGGAGTGATATAAATGAAAGGTTTGGACAATCTAATGGATCTAAATATATTCATCTCCAAAGAGAAATCAGTTCTACCTCACAAGGGTCTTCTGATATTGCCACTTATTTCACCAAAATGGGAGCTCTTTGGGATGAGTTAAATTCTGCTTATGTTGGTCCTACCTGTTCCTGTAGGGCCCTACCCAAATTCATAGAAGACCACCACCCTTTTCAATTCTTAAGTGGATTGAATGAGTTTTATTCAACTATAAAGAGCAGCATCATGCTCATGTCTCCACTCCTATCCATTAGTAAAACATATTTTCTACTCCAACATGAGAAAGTCAAAAGGAGAATCAAACTCCAGCCTTTGGATTTTCTAGTGATTCAGCATCCTTCTCTGCCACCACATCTAATTCAGCACATGCCAATTCAATGA